From Microtus pennsylvanicus isolate mMicPen1 chromosome 10, mMicPen1.hap1, whole genome shotgun sequence, one genomic window encodes:
- the Mettl13 gene encoding eEF1A lysine and N-terminal methyltransferase isoform X2, with product MDEGRKQLAASAGFRRLVTVALHRGQRYEGMESIQAELSARVMELAPPGMPPQQQVPFLSVGGDIGVRTVQHQDHSALSGDYVIEDVQGEDRWYFRRLIFLSNRNVVQSEARLLKEVSHRAQKKRKKDRKKQRPADASEDVPPAPGQSIDKSYLCCEHHKAMIAGLALLRNPEQLLETPLALLVVGLGGGSLPLFVHDHFPKSRVDAVEIDPSMLEVATRWFGFSQSDRMKVHIADGLAYITSLAEEEARPHYDVIMFDVDSKDPTLGMSCPPPAFVDQLFLQKVKSILSLEGIFILNLVCRDVELKDSVLAGLKAAFPLLYVRRIEGEVNEILFCQLQPEQKRATPELLEMAQALERTLRKPGQGWDDTYVLSDMLKTVKIV from the exons ATGGACGAGGGCCGGAAGCAGCTGGCAGCCAGCGCAGGCTTCAGGAGGTTGGTCACAGTGGCTCTTCATCGCGGCCAGCGGTATGAAGGCATGGAAAGCATTCAAGCAGAGCTGTCAGCCAGAGTCATGGAGCTGGCCCCGCCTGGGATGCCTCCCCAGCAGCAG GTTCCCTTCCTGTCTGTGGGTGGGGACATTGGAGTCAGGACTGTTCAGCATCAAGACCACAGTGCCCTGAGTGGTGACTATGTTATTGAGGACGTGCAAGGAGAAGATAGGTGGTACTTTCGGCGGCTCATCTTCCTCAGCAACAGGAACGTGGTGCAGTCGGAAGCCAGACTGCTGAAGGAGGTGTCTCACCGAG CCCAGAAGAAACGGAAAAAGGACAGGAAGAAACAGCGGCCTGCTGATGCTTCTGAGGACGTCCCTCCTGCCCCTGGGCAGTCCATCGATAAGAGTTACCTCTGCTGTGAACACCATAAAGCCATGATCGCTGGCCTTGCCCTGCTGAGAAACCCAGAGCAGCTCTTAG AGACTCCACTGGCATTATTGGTGGTGGGTCTAGGGGGAGGTAGCCTCCCCCTCTTCGTTCATGATCATTTCCCAAAGTCTCGTGTGGATGCTGTTGAGATTGACCCCTCCATGTTGGAAGTGGCCACCCGGTGGTTTGGCTTCTCCCAGAGTGACCGGATGAAGGTTCACATTGCAGATGGCCTGGCCTACATtaccagcctggcagaagaaGAAG CTCGACCCCACTATGATGTGATCATGTTTGATGTAGACAGTAAGGATCCGACACTGGGAATGAGTTGTCCTCCCCCAGCGTTTGTGGACCAACTTTTCCTGCAGAAGGTCAAAAGCATCCTGTCTCTTGAAG GTATCTTTATCCTTAACCTTGTGTGTCGTGATGTGGAGTTAAAGGACTCAGTGCTGGCTGGACTCAAGGCAGCCTTCCCTCTCCTGTATGTCCGGCGCATTGAGGGTGAAGTGAATGAGATCCTGTTTTGTCAGCTGCAGCCAGAGCAGAAGCGGGCTACACCAGAGCTCCTGGAAATGGCCCAGGCTTTGGAGCGGACCCTGAGGAAGCCTGGGCAGGGTTGGGATGACACCTATGTCCTGTCAGATATGCTGAAGACTGTAAAGATTGTGTGA
- the Mettl13 gene encoding eEF1A lysine and N-terminal methyltransferase isoform X1 has product MNLLPKSSKEFGSVDYWEKFFQQRGKKSFEWYGTYLELCEVLHKYIKPREKLLVIGCGNSELSEQLYDVGYQDIVNIDISEVVIKQMKERNASRRPHMSFLKMDMTQMEFPDATFQVVLDKGTLDAVLTDEEEQTLQRVDRMLAEVGRVLQVGGRYLCISLAQAHILKKAVGHFSREGWMVRVHQVASSQDQVSEAEPRFSLPVFAFVMTKFRPVPGSALQIFELCTQEQGKPVRLESADGLAEAVRERQHYAWLCSQLRRKAGLGSVSLDLCSGDTGEPRYTLHVVDNPTVKPSRDSHFAIFIIPQGRETEWLFGMDEGRKQLAASAGFRRLVTVALHRGQRYEGMESIQAELSARVMELAPPGMPPQQQVPFLSVGGDIGVRTVQHQDHSALSGDYVIEDVQGEDRWYFRRLIFLSNRNVVQSEARLLKEVSHRAQKKRKKDRKKQRPADASEDVPPAPGQSIDKSYLCCEHHKAMIAGLALLRNPEQLLETPLALLVVGLGGGSLPLFVHDHFPKSRVDAVEIDPSMLEVATRWFGFSQSDRMKVHIADGLAYITSLAEEEARPHYDVIMFDVDSKDPTLGMSCPPPAFVDQLFLQKVKSILSLEGIFILNLVCRDVELKDSVLAGLKAAFPLLYVRRIEGEVNEILFCQLQPEQKRATPELLEMAQALERTLRKPGQGWDDTYVLSDMLKTVKIV; this is encoded by the exons ATGAATCTCTTACCTAAAAGCTCCAAGGAGTTTGGCTCTGTTGACTATTGGGAGAAGTTCTTCCAACAGCGAGGGAAGAAATCTTTCGAATGGTATGGAACCTACCTGGAACTCTGTGAAGTGCTGCACAAATACATCAAGCCCAGGGAAAAG cTGCTTGTGATTGGCTGTGGCAACTCAGAGCTCAGTGAGCAACTGTATGATGTGGGCTATCAAGATATCGTGAATATTGACATCAGTGAGGTGGTAATCAAGCAGATGAAGGAGCGCAATGCCAGCCGACGCCCCCACATGAGCTTCTTGAAGATGGACATGACACAGATGGAGTTTCCTGACGCCACATTCCAGGTGGTATTGGACAAGGGCACGCTGGATGCTGTCCTGACAGACGAGGAGGAGCAGACCTTGCAGCGGGTGGACAGGATGCTGGCTGAGGTTGGCCGGGTCCTGCAGGTGGGCGGTCGCTACCTCTGCATCTCCCTGGCGCAGGCTCACATCCTGAAGAAAGCAGTGGGTCACTTCTCTCGGGAGGGGTGGATGGTGAGGGTACACCAAGTGGCCAGCAGCCAGGACCAGGTGTCTGAAGCAGAGCCTCGGTTCtccctgcctgtctttgccttcgTCATGACCAAGTTCAGGCCAGTCCCTGGCTCTGCCCTTCAGATCTTTGAGCTGTGTACTCAGGAGCAGGGCAAGCCTGTGCGGCTGGAGAGTGCCGATGGACTGGCTGAGGCCGTGCGGGAGCGGCAGCACTATGCTTGGCTGTGTAGTCAGCTGCGCCGCAAGGCTGGGCTGGGGAGTGTGTCTCTGGACTTGTGCAGTGGGGACACTGGGGAGCCACGCTACACCCTCCACGTGGTGGACAACCCCACTGTGAAACCATCGCGGGACAGTCATTTTGCCATTTTTATCA TACCCCAGGGCCGAGAGACCGAGTGGCTCTTTGGCATGGACGAGGGCCGGAAGCAGCTGGCAGCCAGCGCAGGCTTCAGGAGGTTGGTCACAGTGGCTCTTCATCGCGGCCAGCGGTATGAAGGCATGGAAAGCATTCAAGCAGAGCTGTCAGCCAGAGTCATGGAGCTGGCCCCGCCTGGGATGCCTCCCCAGCAGCAG GTTCCCTTCCTGTCTGTGGGTGGGGACATTGGAGTCAGGACTGTTCAGCATCAAGACCACAGTGCCCTGAGTGGTGACTATGTTATTGAGGACGTGCAAGGAGAAGATAGGTGGTACTTTCGGCGGCTCATCTTCCTCAGCAACAGGAACGTGGTGCAGTCGGAAGCCAGACTGCTGAAGGAGGTGTCTCACCGAG CCCAGAAGAAACGGAAAAAGGACAGGAAGAAACAGCGGCCTGCTGATGCTTCTGAGGACGTCCCTCCTGCCCCTGGGCAGTCCATCGATAAGAGTTACCTCTGCTGTGAACACCATAAAGCCATGATCGCTGGCCTTGCCCTGCTGAGAAACCCAGAGCAGCTCTTAG AGACTCCACTGGCATTATTGGTGGTGGGTCTAGGGGGAGGTAGCCTCCCCCTCTTCGTTCATGATCATTTCCCAAAGTCTCGTGTGGATGCTGTTGAGATTGACCCCTCCATGTTGGAAGTGGCCACCCGGTGGTTTGGCTTCTCCCAGAGTGACCGGATGAAGGTTCACATTGCAGATGGCCTGGCCTACATtaccagcctggcagaagaaGAAG CTCGACCCCACTATGATGTGATCATGTTTGATGTAGACAGTAAGGATCCGACACTGGGAATGAGTTGTCCTCCCCCAGCGTTTGTGGACCAACTTTTCCTGCAGAAGGTCAAAAGCATCCTGTCTCTTGAAG GTATCTTTATCCTTAACCTTGTGTGTCGTGATGTGGAGTTAAAGGACTCAGTGCTGGCTGGACTCAAGGCAGCCTTCCCTCTCCTGTATGTCCGGCGCATTGAGGGTGAAGTGAATGAGATCCTGTTTTGTCAGCTGCAGCCAGAGCAGAAGCGGGCTACACCAGAGCTCCTGGAAATGGCCCAGGCTTTGGAGCGGACCCTGAGGAAGCCTGGGCAGGGTTGGGATGACACCTATGTCCTGTCAGATATGCTGAAGACTGTAAAGATTGTGTGA